ACCTTTCGTTGGAGCCAACGTCGCACGGAGGGGGGTAACGCCGGTGGAACGCGGCCCGCAGGGGCGCTACGAGGTGAGTCGCATCAGCGCGGAGCCGTTCCGAGCGTTCATCCCCCACGGCCTACCTCCAGATCCGCCCTTGGCTCTGGACGCTGCGCTGCAGGATGCCCTCGAGCAGGCGAACCGCGCCCTTGGGCGCCTGGACGGCATTGGGCTCCTTCTGCCCGACCTCCCCCTGTTTCTGTACTTCTATGTCCGCAAGGAGGCCGTGCTCTCCTCCCAGATCGAGGGCACGCAGTCCTCCCTTTCCGACCTGCTGCTCTATGAGAGCGCCCAGGCGCCGGGCGTGCCACTCGACGACGTGCAGGAGGTCTCCAACTACGTCGCCGCACTGCAACGCGGAATGGAGCGCGTCCGCGCCAACGCGCCCTTGACGGGGCGACTCATTCGGGAGATCCACGGCGTCCTGATGGCGAAGGGGCGCGGCAGCAACCAGCAGCCGGGCGAGTTCCGCCGCAGTCAGAACTGGGTCGGGGGCTCGCGGCCAGGCAACGCGCTCTTCGTCCCGCCTCCGTCGGGGGAGGTGCTTGCCTGCATGGCGGAGCTCGATAGGTTCCTGCACGACACCGAGGTCCGCACGCCGACCCTGGTTAAGGCGGCACTGACGCACGTGCAGTTCGAGACGATCCATCCCTTCCTGGATGGCAATGGACGGGTGGGTCGCCTGCTGATCCCTCTTCTGCTCTGCTACGAGGGCGCGCTGCAGGAGCCACTGCTGTACCTCAGCCTCTACCTGAAGGCGCATAGGGCGGAATACTACGACCTGCTGCAGCGAGTGCGCCTGCAGGGCGACTGGGAGGGATGGCTCGCCTTCTTCCTTGAGGGGGTGCGCCAGACCGCTGACCAGGCGGCGGAGGCCGCCCGGCGCATCCTGCGTCTCTTTGAGGAGGATCGACGGAAGCTGGAGCGCCTGGGCCGAGGAGCGGGCTCGGCGCTGCGCGTCCATCATCTGATGCAGCGCAAGCCACTGCTCGCCATTCCGACGGCCGTGAGAGACCTCGCGCTCACCCGCCCTACGGTGGCAGCCGCGCTGGAGGCGATGCGGCAGGCCACAATCGTACGGGAGACGAGCGGCAAGCCGCGTAATCGTCTCTTCGTGTACGACGCCTATCTCCGCATCCTGGAGGAAGGGACCGAACCGTGAGGGTGCTGTCGGCCGGCGCATCGAGGCTTGCAGAGGGGTGGCGGCAGCGGGAGGCCGGTGCGGCATAGGCCGAACGCTGCGCCGTCCGCCATGCTCGCGACGTGGTTGAGGCCGCCCGCGTTCTGGGCCCCGTCTACGCCAGCAGCGCCCAGACGCTGGCAGCCAGTTCGCGTTCTGAGCGGCTCTGGTGAGACGGTGATCGGCCCCGTGACCGCACCAGGTTCCCGCTCTGCGCCTCGTCGGGACCTCGCTCTCGAGCGTGCCCATCGCCAGTCCGGGCTGGTGACCCTCCCTGCCGGCCAGTTCCGCGACCCTGGCGCGAACCTCGGTCGGTGTCTTGTTGGCCGGCTCGACGGCTCGACCGAGCTCGCTGAAGCCGGCTGGCGCCCCGTGTTGGCGTGCACCACGCTGGACAGTCCCTCTCTCACCTAGCTCACCGGCAGCCGGCGCACCTGTCGCACGCTCACGCTCTGCAGCCGCGACGCCTGCTCGACA
This portion of the Chthonomonadales bacterium genome encodes:
- a CDS encoding Fic family protein, with product MERGPQGRYEVSRISAEPFRAFIPHGLPPDPPLALDAALQDALEQANRALGRLDGIGLLLPDLPLFLYFYVRKEAVLSSQIEGTQSSLSDLLLYESAQAPGVPLDDVQEVSNYVAALQRGMERVRANAPLTGRLIREIHGVLMAKGRGSNQQPGEFRRSQNWVGGSRPGNALFVPPPSGEVLACMAELDRFLHDTEVRTPTLVKAALTHVQFETIHPFLDGNGRVGRLLIPLLLCYEGALQEPLLYLSLYLKAHRAEYYDLLQRVRLQGDWEGWLAFFLEGVRQTADQAAEAARRILRLFEEDRRKLERLGRGAGSALRVHHLMQRKPLLAIPTAVRDLALTRPTVAAALEAMRQATIVRETSGKPRNRLFVYDAYLRILEEGTEP